From a region of the Phaseolus vulgaris cultivar G19833 chromosome 6, P. vulgaris v2.0, whole genome shotgun sequence genome:
- the LOC137831933 gene encoding DELLA protein RGL1-like has protein sequence MEDLYRVSFSTVDENSSSSNDIFWGTEELNEVYKVQFSGAEDHRVYGGVDPFYSNFEFSPDYSSQEGNLLSTNQEKYHQQQSYHDYGHLDDILQFDMVSPPLQFDAQYPTTVPLCGTTKDEPHSTIPLASLEILKNYGKGFKRLSNEGKSLQPVVDSVATNEFVLRRLSTEDVMRIAGTRFIQSSSSESEPLPFLETHPYGFSFSGLSDEEKEDVALAESLLASAEKVGHQQFERASKLLSHCESLSSKTGSPVKRIVHYFVEALLQRIDRETGRGSSKDLQKDQSFDPEEAAKELNPTIVAFCEELPFSQISVFTAVQAIIEDVAEAKKIHVIDLEIRKGGQWAILMQALESRHQCPIELLKITAIESGTTRHIVEDTGKRLKDFAQGLNIPFSFNIVMVPDLLHLREDLFEIDPEEALAVYSPYALRTKIQQSDQLEAIMRVIRTLNPNVMVVAEIEANHNSTSFINRFIEALFFFSAFFDCLDVCMKGNDKNRMIMESVYFNHGIRNIVATEGAERKTRNVKIDVWRAFFSRFGMVEKELSTLSLYQADLVSKRFPCGSFCTFDKNGQCLLVGWKGTPINSVSVWKFL, from the coding sequence ATGGAAGACTTGTACCGTGTTAGTTTCAGTACAGTGGATGAAAATTCTAGTTCATCCAATGATATTTTCTGGGGCACTGAGGAACTGAATGAAGTATACAAGGTACAATTTTCTGGAGCAGAAGATCATAGAGTTTATGGGGGAGTAGACCCATTTTACTCTAATTTTGAGTTTTCCCCAGATTATTCATCACAAGAAGGAAACCTTTTATCTACTAATCAAGAAAAGTACCACCAGCAACAATCATACCATGATTATGGGCATTTGGATGACATCCTTCAGTTTGACATGGTCTCTCCACCACTCCAATTTGATGCACAATATCCAACCACGGTTCCATTGTGTGGCACAACAAAGGATGAGCCACACTCAACTATCCCTTTAGCCTCACTTGAGATCTTGAAGAACTATGGCAAGGGCTTCAAGAGGTTGTCCAATGAAGGCAAATCCCTCCAGCCAGTAGTTGATTCTGTGGCCACAAATGAATTTGTTTTGAGAAGGCTCTCAACTGAAGATGTCATGAGGATAGCAGGAACAAGGTTCATTCAATCATCATCTTCAGAGTCAGAACCTTTGCCTTTCTTGGAAACTCACCCTTATGGTTTTTCCTTCTCTGGACTCTCTGATGAGGAGAAAGAGGATGTGGCTCTAGCTGAGTCCCTCTTGGCTTCTGCTGAGAAAGTGGGTCATCAACAATTTGAACGTGCAAGCAAGTTGCTAAGTCATTGTGAATCATTGTCAAGCAAAACTGGGAGCCCCGTTAAGAGAATTGTTCATTATTTTGTTGAAGCACTTCTCCAAAGGATAGATAGAGAAACAGGAAGAGGATCATCCAAGGATTTGCAAAAGGATCAGTCATTTGATCCTGAAGAGGCAGCCAAGGAACTAAACCCCACTATTGTTGCATTTTGTGAAGAGCTTCCCTTTAGTCAAATTTCAGTGTTCACTGCAGTTCAAGCTATAATAGAAGATGTGGCTGAAGCAAAGAAGATTCATGTTATTGATCTTGAAATCAGAAAGGGTGGCCAATGGGCTATCCTAATGCAAGCCCTGGAGTCAAGACACCAATGTCCAATTGAGCTTCTAAAGATTACCGCTATTGAAAGTGGAACCACTAGACATATTGTAGAGGACACTGGTAAGAGATTGAAGGATTTTGCTCAAGGTTTGAACATACCCTTCTCTTTCAACATTGTCATGGTACCAGACCTATTACATCTCAGAGAAGATCTTTTTGAGATTGATCCCGAGGAAGCACTTGCTGTTTATTCACCGTATGCACTTAGAACCAAGATTCAACAATCAGACCAGCTTGAAGCCATCATGAGAGTGATCAGAACCTTGAATCCTAATGTGATGGTAGTAGCTGAAATTGAGGCAAATCACAACTCCACATCTTTTATAAACCGTTTCATTGAGGCTCTTTTCTTCTTCAGTGCATTCTTTGATTGTCTTGACGTTTGCATGAAGGGGAATGACAAGAACCGAATGATTATGGAATCAGTATACTTCAATCATGGAATCAGGAACATTGTGGCCACAGAAGGAGCAGAAAGAAAGACTAGGAATGTGAAGATTGATGTGTGGAGGGCCTTCTTCTCCCGCTTTGGAATGGTGGAGAAAGAACTGAGCACTTTGTCTTTATACCAAGCAGATTTAGTGAGTAAAAGATTTCCTTGTGGAAGTTTTTGCACGTTTGACAAGAATGGGCAGTGCCTCCTTGTTGGATGGAAAGGAACACCAATTAATTCGGTTTCTGTCTGGAAATTCCTTTGA